Within the Sylvia atricapilla isolate bSylAtr1 chromosome 10, bSylAtr1.pri, whole genome shotgun sequence genome, the region gagcacagcacGATTAGGCTAAACCCAGGAATCAGCATGAATTCCTAAGGTGAATATATCAGCAACAGGACGTGACTGGGCTGTCATACATCACAGTCTCATTACTGCTGGTGCTACCTGTGGTTGTTGTCTTGTGCTGGAAAGCTTCTCATCAATGAGCAGAGATACTCAGGGCTGGTCCAGCAGCCATTTCACTTAATTTAGAAGCTGTCCTGAGACTACTCTATTCAAGGCTGAAAGCATTAACTCGTAATGCTTCAGTTACAGGGGAAATATGATGCAGTACCTCTGATTCCATGAGCCACAGTAATCACACTTCTAAAGGCACAGTGCAGCGATCCTTggtatttcagtgcttttttgttcaaactttaaaaatccctttcaaGCTTAGCTTGTCAGAACGTCACATCAATCTGCAAAACTCTGCTTGGCTTTAACAGAGCAAAGATTTCAACCCCCTTCTgtctccctcagcctctcctttcTATAACAAATTTAAGCTGTCACCACTGCCCAACCTCATGCAgtgcagggaggagaagcaCAACTTCCTCAAAAGGGGTCTCCAGTTTGCTCAGGGCCCATATCCATCCAAATAATCATTTTGCTGATAACACAGTAAAACCCAGAGCAAACTCCATATATCTCATTAGGTGAAACCTGTGAGCAGCCCAGACAGGTGGTGCTGTGAAGGCAAACCAAACCTACTGGCACTTGTAGACATGCTCCTGAAACAGCTTCATGTCGCTggagtggctgcagcagagacaagTGGCTGGTGGTTTTTTAAGCCCTTTCTCCTgttctctgctgagctgtgctgcagcaggaggggctggtggctgggcactgcctggcACCTCTGGGAGCCCATTGCCTGCAGGCTTCCTGCCAGCCCAGTGGGACCGtgtgctggaaggagcaggagctggggacacggTGGGGTAGCGTCTCACAGTCATGGCAGTatctgaggagcagagaaaaaagcacAGATAAAAACAATATTAATGCTAATAACACTACTGTTAATAATAATGACAATTCACATATCCTCCAAGTATTtttggagagggactttttacatgGACAGATAGAGATAGAACAAGGAGGAAGAGTTTTAAGCTAGAAGAGAGGACATGAGATCTTAGGAGgagagacactggcacagggaagttgtggatgccccatccctgcaagtgttcaaggccaggatggatgagtctttgagcagcctggtctggtggaaggcGTCCCTGCCTATAGGTGCTCCAACTGGACGATgtttaaggtgccttccaacctcAAATGATCTGCCATTCtagttttaattacttttttgaGGCTCAAAACCATTTTGTATGTGGTGAAGTTGAGAGGCAGAGGAGGCCAGACAGCCCTTTTAGGTCCCACCCTCTGCCCTAGAAGGCAGCTGGAGAGGTAGAGCCACAGGGTTAGAAAGGTTAGAAAGCCTTCTCCCTTGCCAAAAGACCATGGAGCTGTTCCCAAGCTGATGACACCCCttgccaccagcagcccctgccccttCAGGCTGGTAACCTGGCCACTGGGTCAGAGGGATTGGCAACAATCACTATTCCATCACAGCACCCCTCTGGCTGCAAGAAAATCCACTCGTGCTGGTCAGCCTCTCATCTTATTCCTTCACACAGGTTTGCCTCCATGAAAACTTGTGGGGCCATTTCTCCAATACCTCTCACCAAGCAACATTTTGCTGATTCCTGCTTTGTTAATTCCTCCAGAAGTCCCAACCAGACTTCTATAACTGaggaatatttccatttttatcctCTGATAGAACTGTGAACAGAATGTAATCTTATATATTGACCCCTCTCTGCCTCAGCAAGACCAAACCGTGCTATCTGCAAAAGTAAACTGCACATCTGGTGTGATGTATGCAGCCAAGCCATCATtctttgttattatttttcccatttttgactAAGGCAGGATGAGTTATGGAATGGTTACGAGTGTTGGCCCTTTCCTGTCTGgaacagagaggggacaggcaTGTGCAGGAGAGTCCATGCCTGTGAAAACCCAGAGCGGAAAGTCAAATTCTGCTTAAGCAAACGGAACCCTTTGAGTTGAATCCTTTGTTTGAGCAGCAGCAACACACTCCCGTCAGCTCAGCCGGTGGGGGTACACCCTGAACACCCCACAGAGCAACACGTGGAGTGCCGGTGGGTCTGCTGTGAGCACAGTCCGGGGCGCTCCATGGAGTGAAGCAGCCAGCGAGCGGCTCAGCCCCGTTCCCTGCGGGCAGGATGGCCCGGCCGGGAGGGCACAGCCTGCATGGGCAGTGCCAGCGTGCCccggacagacagacagacagccaGCCAGCCGGGCCGGTCTGTGCCTGGGATGCTCCcgacggacagacagacagccgGCCCGCTCCGTGCCTGGGTGCCccggacagacagacagacagacagacagacagacagccgGCCCGGTCCGTGCCTAGGTGACccggacagacagacagacagacagacagacagacagccgGCCCGCTCCGTCCCTGGGTGCCccggacagacagacagacagccaGCCAGCCCGGTCCGTGCCTGGGTGCCccggacagacagacagacagacagccaGCCAGCCCGGTCCGTGCCTGGGTGTCccggacagacagacagacagccaTCCAGCCGGCCCGGTCCGTGCCCGGGTGTCccggacagacagacagacagccgGCCCGCTCCGTGCCTGGGTGCCccggacagacagacagccaGCCGGCCCGGTCCGTGCCTGGGTGCCCCGGACAGCCAGCCGGCCCGCTCCGTACCTGCCCCGGGCGCTGGAGcgctgccctgcagggctgccgTGGCCGTGGCCGCTCCGTGCCCGGCAGAGACGAGGCTCCTGGCCGCGCTGTCGCCGTCTCCCGGTGCCGGCCCGGATCCCTGGGCGCAGCCCCGCAGCTCTCCCTTCAGGGCCCTgttctccctctccagctggTTGATCTGGGAGCGCATCTTGCggatgagctgcaggagctgcgcGTTGCCCTCCATGGCCCtgcggagcggccgcggcccTGCCCTTTAAACCCTGCACAGTGGCGGTCCCTCCCCGCACGGCCGCATCCCGGCCCCGGCAGGGTGCCGAGAGAGGGCCATGATTTATTCATTCGGGGGCTCGCGTTTCAGGGCAGAGCCGGCCTCTCCCCACCGCACAAATCGCTGTCAGCGCTGCCCCACGAGAAACCCGCCCGCCTCTCGGTTCTCTCCGCACGGCTGACGAGCACAGAGCCCATTGCCTTTGCTTTGCCCGAAAAGGCCAGTGATCATCTCCACGGCACAGAGAGAGGGTCACTCTGCTGGGCAGCCATCCATCCCTTCCCCAACATAGGGTgatttttttgctctgtgtaTCTGAAATTTCAACTCCAGATTGAGTAATTTCTCTCAGGGAAATTAAACTTCTAAATGAAAGCTGATACAGGGCAACAGCCCTGCTATTAACAACACATGCCAGCGGGGGTGATGGACAAGGAGGCACACCAGAGCTCTCCTggaaggctgcagcagagccgGGGCCCTCTCTGGGCACCAAGGGAGGCTCACTGGAGaggagcactggcacagccccgGGAGTGTAACCAGAGACACACCAGGCAGGATTCTTGCATTAGTAAGAGAAACACAATCCTCTGCATTTCTCTC harbors:
- the CCDC195 gene encoding putative coiled-coil domain-containing protein 195, with the protein product MEGNAQLLQLIRKMRSQINQLERENRALKGELRGCAQGSGPAPGDGDSAARSLVSAGHGAATATAALQGSAPAPGADTAMTVRRYPTVSPAPAPSSTRSHWAGRKPAGNGLPEVPGSAQPPAPPAAAQLSREQEKGLKKPPATCLCCSHSSDMKLFQEHVYKCQGKVKAVSFLLPMDISSFAEKQGSLKSPQNQSTRHLLTMTEKDM